A region of Ralstonia insidiosa DNA encodes the following proteins:
- a CDS encoding DUF4158 domain-containing protein produces MKAFFTFDGAEREAINARRGDAHKLGLALHIGFLRMSGRLLYAFRVVPVALWRHLSEELGIATPDVASLRTLYGREKTLFDHQQVACTALGFRWMP; encoded by the coding sequence ATGAAGGCGTTTTTCACCTTCGATGGTGCAGAGCGCGAGGCAATCAATGCGCGCCGGGGTGACGCCCACAAGCTCGGTCTGGCGCTGCATATCGGGTTTTTGCGCATGAGTGGCCGCCTGCTGTATGCCTTTCGGGTGGTTCCCGTCGCCCTGTGGCGCCACTTGAGCGAGGAACTTGGCATTGCCACCCCTGATGTGGCTTCGCTGCGCACGCTGTACGGGCGGGAGAAGACACTGTTCGATCACCAGCAAGTAGCGTGCACGGCCCTTGGTTTTCGGTGGATGCCCTGA